A genomic region of Stigmatopora nigra isolate UIUO_SnigA chromosome 16, RoL_Snig_1.1, whole genome shotgun sequence contains the following coding sequences:
- the mettl4 gene encoding N(6)-adenine-specific methyltransferase METTL4, protein MSVVVENTHGWFLDACSLIDQGYVSCFRRRGESRSEKVGRFKRQYFRILKRYGNASKSNDPDHKNQDAEKPQKVTFQKRKQIELNHGEKDSIEFHEKIRCVILEGTKSLVESAKCVGYLQGDLDGVDDIPPCHECNLATLCDMAKELPLVEDDNQESSIQFLEDNNVSHLDLFSYVTENPSEQAKLTILMGDEYIIPPHAGFLLSDFSRMRPLLHCGRKFDVIVLDPPWENKSVKRSRRYNSLPSSQLKRLPVPQLASADCLVVTWVTNRPSHLRFVRDELYPQWGVEPVAQWFWVKVSTDGNFVFPLDSPHKKPYEVMVLGRFRSEFQTSSSEMPVVEVPPVPDQRLIVSVPSALHSHKPPLAEVLKPYTKEDPKCLELFARSLQPGWTSWGNEVLRFQHNSYFTLTPASH, encoded by the exons ATGTCAGTGGTGGTTGAAAACACACACGGATGGTTCTTGGACGCTTGTTCGCTCATCGATCAGGGCTATGTGAGCTGTTTTAGACGACGAGGTGAATCACGCTCGGAAAAGGTGGGACGTTTTAAAAGGCAGTACTTCCGGATTTTGAAACGTTATGGAAATGCGAGTAAAAGTAATGACCCTGATCATAAAAACCAGGATGCAGAAAAGCCACAAAAGGTAACTTTTCA GAAACGCAAGCAAATTGAACTCAACCATGGCGAGAAGGATTCTATAGAATTTCATGAGAAG ATTCGATGTGTTATTTTAGAAGGAACCAAATCCCTGGTGGAGTCTGCTAAATGTGTGGGGTACCTTCAAGGAGATCTTGATGGAGTAGATGATATCCCTCCATGCCACGAATGCAACCTGGCAACCTTGTGCGACATGGCCAAAGAGCTCCCATTGGTGGAGGATGACAACCAGGAGAGTTCCATCCAGTTCCTTGAAGATAACAACGTGTCCCACCTGGATTTGTTCTCCTACGTGACAGAAAACCCATCAGAACAAGCGAAATTGACAATATTAATGGGTGATGAATACATTATTCCACCCCATGCTGGATTCTTACTTTCAGATTTCTCCCGGATGCGACCACTCCTGCATT GTGGACGCAAGTTTGATGTCATCGTTTTGGATCCGCCGTGGGAGAACAAGTCTGTGAAGAGAAGTCGCAG gtaTAATTCTTTACCATCATCTCAATTAAAAAGACTACCTGTCCCCCAATTGGCGTCCGCGGATTGTCTGGTGGTCACTTGGGTGACCAATCGGCCTAGCCACTTGCGGTTTGTCCGGGATGAACTGTACCCGCAGTGGGGGGTGGAGCCTGTGGCACAATGGTTTTGGGTTAAG GTTAGCACAGATGGTAATTTTGTGTTCCCTCTGGATTCGCCGCATAAAAAGCCGTATGAGGTGATGGTGCTGGGACGATTTCGCAGCGAGTTTCAGACCAg ttccTCAGAGATGCCGGTTGTTGAAGTACCACCAGTGCCAGATCAACGGTTGATTGTTAGCGTCCCCTCGGCGCTGCATTCCCACAAACCACCACTCGCAG AAGTTTTGAAGCCATACACGAAAGAAGACCCCAAGTGCCTGGAGCTATTCGCCCGAAGCCTCCAACCGGGTTGGACCAGTTGGGGCAACGAGGTCCTTCGCTTCCAACACAACAGCTACTTCACGCTAACGCCTGCTAGCCATTGA
- the gad2 gene encoding glutamate decarboxylase 2, with translation MASPGFWSLGAGDNSGNQSPSTPRAWCQAAAQKLSGGLGSKLCALLNVNEGDKGGVEPPAAKQEDQPEAAEGTCGCNKSCNCTKTNVQSFSDLYSTDLLPALDGDAKTLSFLQEVVDILLAYIVESFDRQTKVIDFHYPSELLHLNNWDLQHEPSSLDDILISCRATLKYAIKTAHPRYFNQLSTGLDMVGLAADWLTSTANTNMFTYEVAPVFVLMEYVTLKKMREIIGWHEGRGDGIFSPGGAISNMYAMLLARFKMFPEVKEKGMSSVPRLVAFTSEHSHFSIKKGAAALGIGTESVICIKVDQSGKLIPADLERRILEAKQKGFVPFFVSATAGTTVYGAFDPLVAISDICKKYNVWMHVDGAWGGSLLMSRRHRWKLDGVERANSVTWNPHKMMSVPLQCSALLVREEGLMQNCNQMHACYLFQQDKHYDLSYDTGDKALQCGRHVDIFKLWLMWRAKGTIGFEAQIDRCLELSEYLYNKIKDREGYQMVFDGKPQHTNVCFWYLPPGVRHIEDKDEKQKRLHKVAPVIKARMMEYGTTMVSYQPQGDKVNFFRMVISNPAATFEDIDFLTEEIERLGQDL, from the exons ATGGCGTCCCCGGGATTCTGGTCCCTCGGTGCGGGGGACAATTCGGGTAACCAAAGCCCTAGTACAC ccCGAGCTTGGTGCCAAGCAGCGGCCCAGAAACTATCTGGAGGTCTTGGATCGAAATTATGTG cgctcCTAAACGTCAACGAAGGGGACAAAGGGGGCGTCGAGCCCCCCGCTGCTAAGCAAGAAGATCAACCTGAAGCAGCGGAGGGTACTTGCGGATGCAACAAAAGCTGCAACTGCACCAAAACCAACGTCCAAAGCTTTTCTGATCTCTATTCAACAG aTCTCCTCCCGGCCTTAGACGGGGACGCCAAGACGCTGAGTTTTCTCCAGGAGGTGGTGGACATCCTTTTGGCGTACATCGTGGAGTCGTTCGACCGTCAAACCAAAGTCATCGACTTCCACTACCCCAGCGAGCTGCTGCACTTGAATAATTGGGACCTGCAGCACGAACCCAGTTCGCTAGACGACATCTTGATTAGTTGCAGGGCCACCCTCAAGTATGCCATCAAAACAG CCCACCCCAGATACTTCAACCAGCTCTCCACCGGATTGGACATGGTGGGCCTGGCTGCTGATTGGCTAACATCCACCGCCAATACCAACAT GTTTACGTACGAGGTGGCGCCGGTTTTCGTGCTGATGGAATATGTGACGCTGAAAAAGATGCGCGAGATCATCGGCTGGCACGAAGGCCGCGGGGACGGCATCTTCTCACCCG GGGGCGCCATTTCCAACATGTACGCCATGCTCCTGGCCCGCTTTAAGATGTTCCCTGAAGTCAAAGAGAAAGGAATGTCATCCGTTCCTAGACTGGTGGCCTTCACTTCTGAGCAT aGTCACTTCTCCATCAAAAAAGGCGCAGCAGCTCTAGGCATCGGCACTGAAAGCGTCATCTGCATCAAAGTAGACCAGAG TGGTAAATTGATCCCTGCTGACCTTGAGCGGAGAATACTGGAAGCCAAACAGAAG GGTTTCGTGCCGTTTTTCGTCAGCGCCACGGCGGGGACCACCGTCTACGGCGCCTTTGACCCGCTCGTCGCCATCTCCGATATTTGCAAGAAGTACAACGTATGGATGCACGTGGAC GGTGCTTGGGGAGGAAGTCTGCTCATGTCCCGGAGACACAGGTGGAAGCTGGATGGCGTGGAAAG GGCCAATTCCGTGACGTGGAACCCTCACAAAATGATGTCCGTGCCGCTCCAGTGTTCCGCCCTACTTGTACGCGAGGAG GGCCTGATGCAGAACTGCAACCAAATGCACGCCTGCTACCTGTTTCAACAAGACAAACACTACGACCTTTCATACGACACGGGTGACAAGGCCTTGCAGTGCGGACGCCATGTTGACATTTTCAAGCTGTGGCTCATGTGGAGGGCTAAG GGTACCATCGGTTTCGAGGCGCAGATTGACAGGTGTCTGGAGCTGTCCGAGTATCTCTACAATAAAATCAAGGACAGGGAAGGATACCAAATGGTTTTTGATGGAAAa ccaCAACACACCAACGTCTGCTTCTGGTACCTCCCTCCCGGAGTCCGCCACATAGAAGACAAAGACGAAAAACAGAAACGCTTGCACAAG GTGGCGCCAGTAATCAAAGCCCGCATGATGGAATACGGCACCACCATGGTCAGCTACCAACCACAGGGTGACAAAGTCAACTTCTTCCGAATGGTCATCTCCAACCCTGCCGCCACCTTCGAGGATATCGACTTCCTGACCGAGGAAATCGAACGTCTGGGCCAGGATCTCTAA
- the LOC144209914 gene encoding phosphatidate phosphatase LPIN2-like: MNYVGQLAGQVLVTVKELYKGINQATLSGCIDVVVVRQPDGSFQCSPFHVRFGKLGVLRSREKVIDIEINGEPVELHMKLGDNGEAFFVQETEQFDDVVPAHLATSPIPTEDTPVKKQEPEDGQKPSEEGPNSGGRKRKRRRRKHKPPSRKEGKKRPAGGEMEPPGLSSDEEITSHSTWVTSRTKDYVDRFQPSSLEWDSYPFSDGEWSPYTEVTSEPEPAPSSDSELMVKTKDSSFRVDAHMRWSWGEFPESTRVTKKEQVLRINPKESTHFRVISSPEDQVEDPLFGIVQTLNVEPRTSDFAGKSTRKTKWTSTPPGRRELDTKSAGNAGKKQGGVRKRSQHQGPEDIYLDDLNVLEPDVVALYFPKNESGQGARPWPATGGTQSGRQSPQSVGSNGGGSLGDSGTECLSDSAADLPEVALSLCGGGGGADDSEIDGEKFLEYMVNYHEFAENPAMIDNPNFVVRIGHRYYNWTLAAPLILSMQAFQKNLPKATEEAWVRDRMPKKSGRWWFWRRSSAKQLSIENKLEVQENLTNENPALQKGPQAQPKTSEWSSDDEIKELKATFAYRKSLRLSSKQIEGLNLRDGPNDVTFSITTQYQGTCRCQGTIYLWNWDEQVVISDIDGTITKSDVFGHILPQLGKDWTHEGIAKLYHSVHQNGYKFLYCSARAIGMADMTRGYLQRVNDGGTLLPRGPLMLAPSSLFSAFHREMIEKKPEKFKVECLSDIRKLFGPDREPFYAAFGNRESDVLAYRRAGVSVCRIFTVNPKGEVILEQAKGNKTSYLRLSELVEHVFPLRSRQQAAAFCCPDFGAFTYWRQPITRVCSEDLL; encoded by the exons ATGAACTACGTAGGTCAACTGGCCGGTCAGGTTCTGGTCACGGTCAAGGAATTGTACAAAGGCATCAACCAGGCCACGCTATCGGGATGTATCGATGTGGTGGTGGTGCGACAGCCAGATGGGTCCTTCCAGTGTTCGCCATTCCATGTACGTTTCGGCAAACTGGGAGTTCTGCGATCAAGAGAGAAAGTG ATTGACATAGAAATTAATGGCGAACCGGTAGAGCTTCACATGAAACTGGGAGACAACGGCGAGGCTTTTTTTGTCCAGGAAACGGAACAATTTGAC GACGTGGTTCCGGCCCATCTGGCAACTTCTCCCATCCCCACAGAAGACACTCCAGTCAAGAAGCAAGAGCCCGAAGATGGGCAGAAGCCCTCAGAAGAGGGTCCCAACTCGGGGGGAAGGAAGAGAAAACGGCGGCGGCGTAAGCACAAGCCTCCGTCCCGCAAGGAGGGGAAGAAACGGCCAGCAGGAGGCGAGATGGAGCCGCCTGGGCTCAGCTCGGATGAGGAGATAACTTCACATAGCACGTG GGTAACATCGAGGACCAAGGACTACGTAGATCGCTTCCAACCTTCCAGCCTGGAGTGGGACAGCTACCCGTTCTCTGATGGCGAGTGGTCGCCCTACACAGA GGTGACGTCTGAACCCGAACCGGCGCCCAGCAGCGACTCGGAATTGATGGTAAAGACAAAGGACAGTTCGTTCAGAGTTGACGCCCATATGCGATGGAGTTGGGGCGAGTTCCCAGAATCCACTAGG GTGACCAAAAAGGAACAAGTGCTTAGAATCAATCCCAAAGAAAGCACACATTTCCGGGTCATCTCCAGCCCAGAGGACCAAGTCGAAGATCCACTCTTTGGGATTGTCCAGACCCTGAACGTAGAACCGAGAACCTCAGACTTCGCTGGGAAATCGACACGCAAGACCAAGTGGACGTCGACTCCGCCTGGCCGCAGAGAGTTGGATACCAAGTCTGCGGGAAATGCTGGGAAGAAACAAG GGGGAGTGAGGAAGCGGAGTCAACATCAGGGTCCAGAAGACATCTACCTAGATGACCTAAACGTGCTTGAACCAGACGTTGTGGCGCTCTATTTCCCTAAAAA TGAATCGGGTCAAGGTGCCAGGCCCTGGCCGGCTACAGGGGGTACGCAATCGGGTCGGCAATCGCCCCAATCGGTGGGCAGCAATGGCGGAGGCAGTCTCGGCGACAGCGGGACGGAGTGTCTCTCCGACTCGGCCGCCGATTTGCCCGAAGTCGCCTTGTCGCTttgcggcggcggtggtggtgccGATGATTCTGAGATTGATGGCG AAAAATTCCTGGAGTACATGGTCAACTATCATGAATTTGCAGAAAACCCGGCCATGATAGATAATCCCAATTTTGTGGTCCGGATTGGAcacag GTACTACAACTGGACTCTGGCAGCGCCGCTTATACTCAGCATGCAGGCTTTCCAAAAGAACCTTCCAAAG GCTACAGAAGAAGCTTGGGTGAGGGACAGGATGCCCAAGAAGTCTGGAAGATGGTGGTTTTGGAGAAGGAGTAGTGCCAAACAG TTATCCATAGAGAACAAGCTGGAAGTACAGGAGAATTTGACCAATGAGAATCCAGCTCTCCAAAAAGGTCCTCAAGCACA ACCGAAAACCTCAGAGTGGTCGAGCGATGACGAAATCAAAGAACTCAAGGCCACCTTCGCCTATAGGAAGTCTCTACGCCTGTCATCCAAACAGATC GAGGGTTTGAACCTGAGAGACGGCCCCAACGATGTGACCTTCAGCATCACGACCCAGTACCAAGGAACATGTCGATGCCAGGGGACCATCTACCTCTGGAACTGGGACGAACAAGTGGTCATCTCGGACATCGATGGAACCATCACCAA GTCAGACGTATTTGGCCACATCCTTCCTCAACTGGGTAAAGACTGGACCCACGAAGGAATTGCTAAACTCTACCATTCCGTGCACCA GAACGGTTACAAGTTCCTGTATTGTTCTGCCCGAGCTATCGGCATGGCGGACATGACACGGGGGTATCTACAGAGGGTTAACGATGGGGGTACTCTTCTACCTCGGGGTCCGCTGATGCTAGCACCTAGCAGTCTCTTCTCAGCTTTCCACAG GGAGATGATTGAGAAGAAACCTGAGAAGTTTAAGGTGGAATGTCTTTCCGATATCAGGAAGCTTTTCGGACCGGACAGGGAACCGTTCTATGCTGCGTTTGGGAACAGGGAAAGT GATGTGTTAGCTTACCGTAGAGCGGGTGTTTCCGTCTGCCGCATCTTCACAGTGAACCCCAAAGGCGAAGTGATTCTAGAGCAAGCTAAAGGCAACAAAACATC GTATTTGCGTCTGAGTGAACTGGTGGAGCATGTCTTCCCTCTTCGTAGTCGGCAGCAGGCCGCCGCCTTCTGTTGTCCTGACTTTGGCGCTTTTACGTATTGGAGGCAGCCAATTACACGTGTCTGTTCGGAGGACCTGCTTTAA
- the emilin2b gene encoding EMILIN-2: MWTSEAMKKFSFYLPSILVLFLTRAQFARGTPFRHGHSAAEIRQRNKNWCAHVVHKNITCAVVGGSETFTQPDFLPCPPEMMDCSPQVIYRTHFRPMYKLDYKTVTELQWRCCPGYHGHDCMETKMGAIPVVANPKNRAPSAIERHPTGREGTGLDAEVQKLSQMVLDMQARITDMSSNLRHDFQEDASKMLSVLLGQMGQPASATGAQPKTVELFSLDELGDKISLLESRSDTLNDLEERVNKHEGQIQDLLKESSINVDESIQSLRKELMEGMDIKLSDLKNSCDYKIMSVHHECEDQEENYLSLIEMMDSKERELRHQIQEVKTELQESRSRQVPDWVVDKLEQLVNSSRAGQTWNIEQKHVIQDLTKKLTSIENRVSDTERQTLGENSLQTLKDTVKVLELGLHQTNSSENAQKGLLEKIQSLEDRLGNLENQCSQLKSYGGGPDLKSNLSQLEVDRFQKILKGVAKDLHNHSEPDIGSTLMAPKDRLDTPPKPPLATESGQAGPPGRMTMSSKLPKGMDGSTAPVLGFAGAPAIPIKITGPLPYSLRPISAEALAWNKDQKISFSVTLTPSSVLHEAGVIRFDTILVNDGGHYDPKTGFFTAPVDGRYLLSVVLAAQPDIKMEASLLVDKRVIHVLGSGVGVAPEPCSGLCAPAAITLVVPVNRGEQVTVKLTSGKLASGQVRSSFSGVLLYPSSR; encoded by the exons ATGTGGACATCTGAAGCCATGAAAAAGTTTTCCTTCTATCTCCCTTCCATCCTGGTCCTTTTTTTAACAAGAGCCCAATTTGCAAGAGGAACACCCTTCCGACATGGGCACTCTGCAGCAGAAATACGCCAACGGaacaa GAACTGGTGCGCGCATGTCGTCCACAAGAACATCACCTGTGCAGTCGTGGGGGGTTCGGAAACTTTCACCCAACCGGACTTTCTCCCTTGCCCCCCAGAAATGATGGACTGTTCACCCCAAGTCAT ATACCGTACGCACTTCAGGCCGATGTATAAGCTGGACTATAAGACGGTCACGGAGCTCCAGTGGAGGTGCTGTCCGGGCTACCATGGCCACGACTGCATGGAAACGAAAATGGGCGCCATTCCGGTGGTGGCAAATCCTAAAAATCGGGCGCCGTCTGCCATTGAACGTCACCCGACCGGGCGAGAAGGTACTGGTCTGGACGCCGAAGTGCAGAAACTGTCCCAGATGGTTTTGGATATGCAGGCTAGGATAACTGACATGTCGTCCAACCTGAGGCATGATTTCCAGGAGGATGCTAGCAAGATGCTAAGCGTTCTTCTGGGCCAGATGGGGCAGCCCGCTAGTGCCACGGGTGCCCAACCCAAGACTGTCGAATTGTTCTCCCTGGACGAGCTAGGAGACAAGATTAGCCTTCTGGAAAGCAGAAGTGACACCTTGAATGATCTGGAAGAACGTGTTAACAAACATGAGGGTCAAATCCAAGATCTGTTGAAGGAGTCTTCAATTAATGTAGATGAGAGCATTCAGTCTTTGAGAAAAGAGCTTATGGAGGGtatggatattaaactgtcagACCTGAAGAACTCTTGCGATTACAAAATCATGTCTGTGCACCACGAATGCGAAGACCAGGAAGAGAACTACCTCAGTCTAATCGAGATGATGGACTCCAAAGAACGAGAGCTCAGACACCAAATCCAGGAAGTGAAGACTGAGCTACAAGAGTCCAGAAGCAGACAGGTTCCCGACTGGGTTGTTGACAAACTTGAACAACTTGTGAATTCTTCTAGGGCGGGGCAGACTTGGAACATTGAGCAAAAACATGTCATACAGGACTTGACAAAGAAGCTGACCTCCATTGAAAACCGGGTTTCTGACACTGAACGTCAGACTCTGGGAGAAAACTCTCTTCAAACCTTGAAGGACACGGTCAAGGTCTTGGAACTTGGACTCCACCAGACAAACTCCTCAGAGAATGCTCAAAAAGGGCTTCTGGAAAAAATCCAAAGCTTGGAGGACCGTCTTGGAAACCTGGAGAACCAATGTAGCCAACTTAAAAGTTACGGGGGTGGACCAGACCTGAAATCCAACCTGAGTCAACTGGAGGTCGACAGATTCCAGAAAATATTGAAGGGCGTCGCTAAAGATCTCCACAACCACTCAG AACCAGACATAGGCTCTACTTTGATGGCACCTAAGGACCGATTGGACACGCCCCCAAAGCCACCTTTGGCTACAGAGTCGGGCCAAGCCGGACCTCCTGGTAGGATGACCATGTCGTCCAAGCTGCCCAAAGGGATGGACGGCAGCACGGCGCCCGTACTCGGCTTCGCCGGTGCACCAG CTATCCCAATAAAAATCACCGGTCCTCTACCCTACTCTCTTCGCCCCATCTCTG CAGAAGCATTAGCATGGAACAAAGACCAGAAGATCTCCTTCTCCGTCACCCTAACCCCATCGTCAGTCCTCCACGAGGCGGGCGTTATCCGATTCGACACCATTCTGGTCAACGATGGAGGCCACTATGACCCCAAAACAG GATTCTTCACAGCACCCGTGGATGGACGCTACTTGCTGAGCGTTGTCCTTGCGGCCCAACCGGACATCAAAATGGAGGCGTCTCTGTTGGTGGACAAACGTGTCATCCACGTGTTGGGGTCCGGCGTGGGGGTGGCGCCAGAGCCGTGTTCCGGACTCTGCGCCCCTGCCGCCATCACCCTGGTGGTTCCCGTTAATCGAGGCGAACAGGTGACGGTTAAGCTAACCTCGGGTAAGCTAGCTAGTGGTCAAGTTCGCTCGTCCTTTAGCGGAGTCCTATTATATCCGTCTAGTCGGTAG